ATCGAGGGCTGTGGGTTCGGCGCTACTGGTGTACGTGTGGGCGAGGTAGTGTTCACCACCAATATGGTTGGTTATCCAGAGGCTCTCACGGATCCAAGCTTCCGTGGCCAGATACTGGTCTATACGCATCCTATGGTGGGCAACTATGGCGTGCCAGACCCGAGGATAAAGGTGCATGGTATACCTGCGCACTACGAATCTGACCGTATACAGGTGGAGGGGTTCATCGTAACTGAGGAGACTGTGCCGCACCACTGGGCTTCTGTGAAGACACTACACGAGTGGCTCCGTGAGAGCAACGTACCGGGTATGAGCAGGGTCGACACCAGAGCTCTAGTCAAGAGGCTACGTGAGAAGGGTGTAATGATGGGCGTTCTAGCCGTATACGAGGAGGGAGAAGAGCCAGATTGGGAGGAGCTAAGAGAGGTGTTGGAGAAGAGCCCACGTTACGACGATATTAGGTATGCAGAGCTTGTGTCACCTACCGAGCCTATCACGCACAAACCCGAGGGTATAGAGGCGAAGTATCACGTCGCGATGCTTGACTGTGGAGTCAAATATGGCATACTGAGGAACCTGCTCTCGAGAGGCTTCCAGGTAACAAGATACCCGTGCAACACGCCACCAGAGAAGCTAGTTGATGGGTATGATGGCGTCGTGCTGAGCAATGGGCCAGGAAACCCCGCGTTACTAGAGAAGCAGATAGAGATAGTACGTGGCCTCCTTGAGTATCGCGTACCTATCCTTGCGATATGTCTGGGTAACCAGCTGTTGGCTCTAGCACATGGAGCCAAGATATTCAAGCTGAAGTATGGCCATCGCGGTCCTAACAAGCCCGTAGTTGACGTTACAACGGGCCATTGCTACATAACAACGCAGAACCACGGCTACGCCATTGACGCCAAGAGCTTGGAGGGTACAGGCCTACACGTGTGGTTCATAAACCCGGATGACAAGACGGTCGAAGGCTTACGCCACGAGAAGCTCCCAATCGTGTCAACCCAGTTCCACCCCGAGGCCAGCCCAGGCCCATGGGATACCACGTGGGTTTTCGAGCTATACTCGAAAGTTATAGAGAACAGTAGGGGGTGAATCGTGTTGCCCAGGAGGATTGATGTTAGGAAGGTGCTTGTGATAGGCTCGGGTAGTATCAAAATAGCCGAGGCAGCCGAGTTTGACTACAGCGGTAGCCAAGCGCTCAAAGCGCTAAGAGAGGAGGGCATCGAGACTATACTGGTCAACCCGAATGTTGCAACGATACAGACTAGCTACGAGATGGCCGACAAAGTGTACCTTATCCCCTTGAAGCCGGAGTTCGTCGAGAAGGTTATCGAGAGGGAGACTCCGGATGGTATACTCCTCGGTTTCGGCGGCCAGACT
The Pyrolobus fumarii 1A DNA segment above includes these coding regions:
- the carA gene encoding glutamine-hydrolyzing carbamoyl-phosphate synthase small subunit; amino-acid sequence: MPVVKPPRCKRRLRARLLLEDGTRIEGCGFGATGVRVGEVVFTTNMVGYPEALTDPSFRGQILVYTHPMVGNYGVPDPRIKVHGIPAHYESDRIQVEGFIVTEETVPHHWASVKTLHEWLRESNVPGMSRVDTRALVKRLREKGVMMGVLAVYEEGEEPDWEELREVLEKSPRYDDIRYAELVSPTEPITHKPEGIEAKYHVAMLDCGVKYGILRNLLSRGFQVTRYPCNTPPEKLVDGYDGVVLSNGPGNPALLEKQIEIVRGLLEYRVPILAICLGNQLLALAHGAKIFKLKYGHRGPNKPVVDVTTGHCYITTQNHGYAIDAKSLEGTGLHVWFINPDDKTVEGLRHEKLPIVSTQFHPEASPGPWDTTWVFELYSKVIENSRG